The Candoia aspera isolate rCanAsp1 chromosome 6, rCanAsp1.hap2, whole genome shotgun sequence genome has a segment encoding these proteins:
- the B3GNT5 gene encoding lactosylceramide 1,3-N-acetyl-beta-D-glucosaminyltransferase, whose product MYVNSRRVRKCQFVQLFATCFVLCLMFFWEEIDNNRIVLHVKSYSYRYLINSYAFVNESLSVSRDSAASHRYLINHKEKCQGQDVLLVLFVKTSPENHHRREAIRQTWGNEKYVHYYLNANIKALFVLGQPRNFAQRSQMQMRLEMEDRMHGDLIQQDFVDTFYNLTHKLLLQFSWVNKFCPHAKFVMSADDDIFIHMPNLIAYLRNLAQIGAQDVWIGRVHRGAPPVRDKKSKYYVPYEMYPWPAYPDYTAGAAYVISSDVAAKVYLASQTLNSSLYIDDVFMGLCANKMGIVPQNHLFFSGEGKAPYHPCIYNKMMTSHGHVEDLHYLWKQATDLKVINVSSGAWGGIYCRMVNIMLLCRFYYQDTYSCLAAFS is encoded by the coding sequence ATGTATGTTAATTCTAGAAGAGTTAGAAAATGTCAGTTTGTGCAACTCTTTGCCACTTGTTTTGTTCTGTGCCTCATGTTTTTTTGGGAAGAAATTGATAACAATAGAATTGTGCTCCATGTGAAATCTTACTCGTACAGATACCTCATAAATAGCTATGCTTTTGTGAATGAAAGCCTATCTGTTAGCAGAGACAGTGCAGCGAGCCATCGATACTTGATCAATCACAAGGAGAAATGTCAAGGGCAAGATGTTCTCCTCGTGCTTTTTGTAAAGACTTCACCTGAAAACCATCACAGGAGAGAGGCAATTCGACAAACATGGGGTAATGAAAAGTACGTCCATTACTATCTTAATGCCAACATAAAGGCCTTATTTGTTTTAGGACAACCAAGAAATTTTGCACAGAGAAGTCAAATGCAAATGAGGCTGGAAATGGAAGACAGGATGCATGGCGATCTGATTCAACAAGACTTCGTGGATACTTTCTACAACCTTACCCACAAATTACTGTTGCAGTTCAGCTGGGTGAACAAGTTCTGCCCCCATGCCAAGTTTGTTATGTCAGCCGATGATGACATATTTATCCACATGCCAAATCTTATTGCATACCTCCGAAATCTAGCACAAATTGGGGCTCAGGATGTTTGGATTGGGCGTGTCCATCGTGGAGCACCTCCCGTGAGGgataaaaaaagcaaatattacGTTCCCTATGAAATGTACCCATGGCCTGCTTATCCTGACTACACAGCTGGAGCTGCATATGTTATATCAAGCGATGTAGCAGCTAAAGTATACCTGGCCTCACAGACTCTTAATTCAAGTCTTTATATAGACGATGTTTTCATGGGGCTCTGCGCCAACAAAATGGGAATTGTACCACAGAATCACCTCTTCTTTTCTGGGGAAGGTAAGGCTCCATAtcatccttgcatttacaacaaAATGATGACTTCTCATGGACATGTAGAAGACCTTCACTATCTTTGGAAACAGGCTACAGATCTAAAGGTGATAAATGTTTCTTCTGGAGCTTGGGGTGGGATATATTGTAGAATGGTTAATATTATGCTTCTCTGCAGATTTTATTACCAAGATACATATTCCTGTTTAGCTGCATTTTCCTAA